The following proteins are co-located in the Acipenser ruthenus chromosome 35, fAciRut3.2 maternal haplotype, whole genome shotgun sequence genome:
- the LOC117395233 gene encoding interferon-induced very large GTPase 1-like, with protein MEKAENERGEQHDEADSHKETKNTEGKTARDSEGTDLAKKLQEATLDAIYWSKVLKDELNIVSSKQLQHLGDKEYEALEKHARKEWEKKALQKLLGILERRKELVEKEREQRLESERKRMEQVRQALVELAKLHKGGKDRNDATVKAMEDKMRSALEVPKDSWVPTGQPLKDLIENIHKQLDSLESASLSPPHSMSDEEVLRNASGGLALEGVYETGNLEDLVEKREQLIQVPESFSLRGPEHNFFYEQKEFSSCRSQTLFQKVMEKLGFSFSCSLKTGFWGLTFENTTEKTQSTETEESSKLLSEHSCISNTKYNYIPLASSFIERDKLKLSTAAVNELKRIETIMLNTDGQDSVMLTKRVTAFFERFGSHANQGPLHFGGVFWWKASAEGFKSSELTETKSLMSEALNVYVGAGYSGNSLTCSAGVSTSTSQLKGSFTGKYNETLMSKVQLSISKTGGPAETDNHLQWKSALVSCNKTWCVIDRGTCLIPVWKIIQSAHREEFKDSFRLSNKLMEIYQMTTKWNVELMWGDNVLSAVREAETVIQSVKDWTVPKSEEHLVELLEFKTKLKKQTGSHNIWIQICLSHQVLQDFLLEVVKHDCQGTNLRMLMRFIMEPHLYTVKHFPNRTEIMQWAYQTEKELHKVHSVSEFSELAKIIHDAKIQLQDSTLSLHTFETVHTAKIKATCTITLSLNSLQQTFRENNQEEAEVLILSVITVLGYSPQGKTFNHLLGWEEIEFLEDELEKTYYKYSSLKEQNASRAQAYLLLTALTVSRDGVHVFPADKGRRLQFFKSQMKNNISTTVSSAVDYADQHQDWEKFEEELNSIVNDTSQLGDRPEERLKELEYLKQCQEVSFSETKQTDNQQTTIPHETDGTHSERSEKAAAFMNLLQKLGIEKLYPKQMKKNDVLVIDSLSQNANQPVTEESLCFHYLYKLMVLDYRARNLFCVNRVNESDMQHSNDNVKSSDDFFNDDEDPVEEVSSRETHIHPMDIHMAVFHCANDFLRQYIFTKLSTCQFALPLLVPNPCTGKVEFPLWALRHIKKSWQSKQSSEKYKSSQMVNAPVPIVSFIRLGTSSASKSQILNSVISKQNHSVFFHRHCRGSTPDCLLMDGVVEIAWYCAGGKEDDIFNDCVAFMNLHGDGSKHPDQLRFLQEVSSVNVVLLSEDPLDETAKMISKALFDSPIPLICLFAGKEKIGRGKDLTKVRLPVKNRNKAELTDEIVSNIKHCVASQKKTSSLQDCLEIARQQQFRVDEDSETCKGGNEQALLLLSLLKEQTLSNLKEDVLPLQGNLWHEWCANDKKQYRLQSTDNKTIEMKRSEILENKIGIRHKQLSKALPLNDFMRSFLECLASPTHSGETKSYMLQWLRIYLDELTTDILAQLENRYHSTWTEIRLKQKGKAKDKELEIKLQKDLNKISEKINATTFGLQHIMRETGQVYEAIHTASKNDEELQYVAVLPDIAAEMLISGHPLELMDGDAAHVPLVWIQAVLDRLIGKLENKKIFVLSILGIQSSGKSTLLNTMFGLQFTVSAGRCTRGAFMQLLEVKEEIRQQLKYDFVLIVDTEGLRSPELSNKTTLSHDNELATFIIGIGDATVINIMGENPSEMQDILQICVQAFLRMKSVDIHPSCIFVHQNVAEASAGDKNMEGRRRLQERLDEMARIAAKEEHREISGFDEIIQFDVDSQVFYFKNLLEGDPPMAPPNPTYSHNVQDLKSKLLTIAQWQSNCKFSTLSKFKSRISDVWNALLAENFVFSFRNTLEMMVYSQLEDNYTKWTWQMRKHALKVQNKWHNQIMSNIVQNVKRLDLMKDLDEVYKPLIAEIDKYFKEEKNADLLIKWKANIHNRFQSLKEELIDETQKQCHELIKLKESRSELDKQKSKYEAELLGISKVLASTLKNQKLSEEKVRKEFDTLWVKWVVRVSKEMPPENAVDIQAIVENILLEYFKKETEIINKITEKKKNFHFNSDKHVSQTTLKKFWNNIVKVIDKDYLKISGDQVTQQIQTMISLYITEKERKKLDFNDNFIYEILREIELFISKYEESPKSITFTTDYKVELSVHLCTSAAKRFTKMHAAFKKANNLLTYLDSNREEYFKIFKVFCEGATSVTFFVHVLCTHLKPAIKQAVYDKASIQIVDQMKSNYPAFSGNRSNLENHILKHLAEQENFDSYMEYIERPKDYFQRFIKERVEEYCKNYKNPSEMLNVHLNDLMRNILSTSSIVTTVVAEKHGNASMWLDEFCKGLGAHMNLSKDDLQHIENEDISDLLFLKDTLATSLDEMVNIVEKENKKSHLDVKMFRKPPNEILCQQLSGCWEQCPFCKAICIGTISGHNTDHSVQFHRSEALAGWHFCGTDLFAVDFCTTSVSSNLLFMSASKNQYIPFKTYKDGGHPYDKWSITPDNTEKLYWKWFVCAFRSRLENKFHKKFQGIGTIPEAWNKIKKSSVLDELNASIG; from the coding sequence GAAACAAAGAACACAGAAGGCAAGACTGCTCGAGACTCAGAGGGGACAGATCTTGCTAAAAAACTTCAGGAAGCCACTCTTGATGCAATTTATTGGTCAAAAGTTTTAAAAGATGAGCTGAATATTGTAAGTTCAAAGCAACTGCAGCATTTAGGTGACAAAGAGTATGAAGCGCTGGAAAAACATGCTCGCAAAGAATGGGAAAAAAAGGCTCTGCAGAAGCTGTTGGGAATTCTGGAGAGACGGAAAGAGCTTGTCGAAAAAGAACGGGAGCAAAGACTGGAGTCTGAAAGGAAGAGAATGGAACAAGTGAGACAGGCACTTGTAGAGCTTGCAAAACTGCACAAGGGAGGTAAGGACCGAAATGATGCAACGGTGAAAGCGATGGAAGACAAGATGCGCTCGGCTCTTGAAGTGCCCAAGGACAGCTGGGTGCCTACGGGTCAACCTCTAAAGGATCTGATAGAGAACATACACAAGCAGCTTGACAGTTTAGAGTCTGCCTCACTTTCCCCACCTCACAGCATGTCTGATGAAGAAGTTTTGAGGAATGCCTCTGGAGGCCTAGCTCTGGAGGGCGTGTATGAAACTGGGAATCTGGAGGACCTGGTGGAGAAAAGGGAGCAGCTCATCCAGGTTCCTGAATCATTCTCACTTCGTGGGCCTGAGCACAATTTCTTTTACGAGCAGAAGGAATTTTCATCTTGCAGATCTCAAACGCTCTTTCAGAAGGTCATGGAAAAGCTTGGCTTCAGTTTCAgctgttcattaaagactggCTTCTGGGGCTTGACTTTTGAGAATACGACGGAAAAAACGCAATCTACAGAAACCGAGGAATCCAGCAAACTCTTGTCTGAACACTCCTGTATCTCGAATACCAAGTATAACTACATACCGTTGGCATCCAGTTTCATTGAGAGGGACAAACTGAAGCTATCAACAGCAGCTGTGAATGAGCTTAAACGGATAGAAACCATCATGTTGAACACCGATGGCCAAGACTCTGTCATGCTAACAAAGCGAGTTACTGCATTCTTTGAGAGGTTTGGTTCGCATGCTAACCAGGGTCCTCTGCACTTCGGTGGAGTGTTCTGGTGGAAGGCGTCTGCTGAGGGCTTCAAGAGCAGTGAGCTCACAGAGACAAAGAGCCTGATGTCTGAAGCTCTGAATGTCTACGTTGGTGCTGGATACAGTGGAAATTCTTTGACGTGTTCAGCTGGAGTAAGCACGTCTACATCACAATTGAAAGGATCCTTCACTGGGAAGTACAATGAAACCCTCATGAGTAAAGTGCAGCTTTCCATCAGTAAAACTGGGGGCCCAGCTGAAACCGACAATCACCTGCAGTGGAAGTCTGCTCTCGTCTCCTGTAACAAAACCTGGTGTGTCATTGACAGAGGAACATGCCTCATTCCTGTATGGAAAATCATCCAGTCTGCTCACAGAGAAGAGTTCAAAGACTCTTTCAGATTAAGCAACAAACTCATGGAAATTTATCAAATGACCACAAAGTGGAATGTGGAACTGATGTGGGGAGATAATGTGCTTTCAGCTGTAAGAGAGGCTGAGACGGTGATTCAGTCAGTGAAGGACTGGACTGTACCCAAAAGTGAAGAGCACTTGGTTGAATTATTGGAATTCAAGACTAAACTGAAAAAGCAAACAGGATCCCACAACATATGGATTCAAATCTGTCTCTCTCATCAGGTTCTTCAAGACTTCTTATTGGAAGTTGTTAAACATGACTGTCAAGGAACCAACTTGAGAATGCTGATGCGTTTCATTATGGAGCCTCACCTATATACTGTGAAACACTTCCCAAACAGAACTGAAATAATGCAGTGGGCTTACCAGACTGAGAAAGAACTGCACAAAGTCCATTCTGTTTCCGAATTTTCAGAACTGGCAAAAATCATACATGATGCCAAAATACAGTTACAAGATTCCACACTGTCACTTCACACTTTTGAAACAGTGCATACTGCGAAGATAAAAGCCACATGCACCATAACCCTCTCCCTGAATTCCCTGCAACAGACATTTAGAGAGAACAATCAGGAAGAAGCAGAAGTGCTGATACTTTCTGTAATCACTGTTTTAGGATACAGCCCACAAGGTAAGACATTTAATCATCTACTGGGATGGGAAGAAATTGAATTTTTAGAGGATGAACTGGAAAAAACCTACTACAAATACTCCTCTTTGAAAGAACAAAATGCATCAAGAGCTCAGGCCTACTTACTGTTGACAGCTTTGACTGTATCCAGAGATGGAGTCCACGTCTTCCCAGCGGACAAAGGAAGACGACTGCAGTTTTTTAAATCGCAGATGAAGAACAACATTTCAACCACGGTTTCCTCCGCAGTGGATTATGCTGATCAGCATCAGGACTGGGAAAAGTTTGAGGAAGAATTGAATTCCATTGTTAATGATACGTCCCAACTGGGTGATAGACCAGAAGAAAGGTTAAAAGAACTGGAGTATTTAAAACAGTGTCAGGAGGTATCTTTCTCAGAAACCAAGCAAACGGACAATCAACAGACTACAATTCCACATGAGACCGATGGCACTCATTCTGAAAGGAGTGAAAAGGCTGCTGCATTTATGAATTTGCTTCAGAAACTGGGGATAGAAAAGTTGTACCCcaaacaaatgaagaaaaatgATGTTCTTGTTATAGACAGTCTGTCACAAAATGCTAATCAGCCAGTGACTGAAGAAAGTCTGTGTTTTCATTATCTCTATAAGCTCATGGTACTAGACTACAGAGCTAGgaatttgttttgtgtaaatcgAGTAAATGAATCTGACATGCAGCATTCCAACGATAATGTAAAAAGCAGCGACGACTTTTTCAATGATGACGAAGACCCTGTCGAAGAGGTCAGCAGTCGAGAGACGCACATTCACCCTATGGACATTCACATGGCAGTTTTCCATTGTGCTAATGATTTTTTGAGGCAGTATATCTTTACAAAACTCTCCACATGTCAGTTTGCCTTGCCCCTCCTTGTACCCAACCCCTGCACTGGGAAAGTGGAATTCCCACTCTGGGCCCTGCGGCACATTAAGAAGTCATGGCAAAGTAAGCAGTCCTCTGAGAAATACAAGAGCAGTCAAATGGTTAATGCACCAGTGCCAATTGTGTCCTTCATTAGGCTGGGAACATCTTCAGCCTCAAAGTCCCAAATCCTGAACTCTGTGATTAGCAAGCAGAACCACAGTGTGTTTTTCCACAGACACTGCAGAGGCAGCACTCCAGACTGCTTGCTCATGGATGGGGTTGTGGAGATTGCTTGGTACTGTGCAGGAGGGAAGGAAGATGACATTTTTAATGACTGTGTGGCTTTTATGAACCTTCACGGGGATGGCAGCAAACACCCAGATCAGCTTCGGTTTCTGCAGGAAGTCAGTTCTGTCAATGTAGTTCTGCTTTCGGAGGATCCTCTGGATGAAACAGCCAAGATGATTTCTAAGGCTCTCTTCGACTCTCCCATCCCCTTGATCTGCCTCTTTGCTGGAAAGGAAAAAATTGGACGTGGGAAAGATCTGACAAAGGTGAGATTGCCGGTGAAGAACAGGAATAAAGCTGAGCTGACTGATGAAATCGTATCAAACATCAAACACTGTGTCGCCTCTCAAAAAAAGACTTCCAGCCTGCAAGACTGTTTAGAAATAGCAAGACAACAACAATTTAGAGTGGATGAAGACAGTGAAACATGCAAAGGAGGGAATGAACAGGCCCTGCTTCTGTTGAGCCTGTTAAAAGAGCAAACATTATCAAACCTCAAAGAGGATGTTTTGCCCTTACAAGGCAATCTATGGCATGAGTGGTGCGCAAACGATAAAAAGCAGTATCGACTACAAAGCACAGACAATAAAACGATTGAAATGAAAAGAAGTGAAATCCTAGAGAACAAAATAGGCATACGCCataaacagctgtcaaaagcttTACCACTCAATGATTTCATGAGATCCTTCCTGGAGTGCTTGGCTTCCCCTACCCATTCTGGAGAAACTAAATCGTACATGCTGCAGTGGCTAAGGATATATCTGGATGAGCTCACCACAGACATTCTCGCACAGCTTGAAAATCGTTACCATTCAACATGGACAGAAATCCGACTAAAACAAAAGGGTAAGGCTAAAGACAAAGAGCTTGAAATCAAACTGCAGAAAGACCTGAACAAAATCTCTGAGAAGATCAACGCCACTACATTTGGACTTCAACATATTATGAGAGAAACTGGTCAAGTGTATGAAGCGATTCACACAGCATCAAAAAATGACGAAGAACTTCAGTATGTTGCCGTTCTGCCTGACATTGCAGCTGAAATGCTGATTTCAGGGCACCCTCTTGAACTGATGGATGGAGATGCAGCCCATGTACCTCTGGTGTGGATTCAGGCAGTGCTGGACAGACTGATTGGCAAGCTGGAAAATAAAAAGATATTTGTTCTTTCTATTCTTGGCATCCAAAGCTCTGGCAAGTCCACACTACTGAACACAATGTTTGGCCTTCAGTTCACAGTGAGTGCAGGGAGGTGCACACGGGGAGCGTTCATGCAGTTATTAGAAGTGAAAGAAGAGATCAGACAGCAGCTGAAGTATGACTTTGTCCTCATAGTTGACACAGAAGGGCTGCGGTCACCAGAGCTCAGCAATAAAACCACATTAAGTCATGATAATGAGCTAGCTACCTTCATTATTGGAATCGGCGATGCAACTGTGATCAACATTATGGGAGAAAATCCATCAGAAATGCAAGACATCCTTCAGATTTGTGTCCAGGCTTTCTTGAGAATGAAATCTGTTGACATTCATCCAAGCTGCATTTTTGTGCACCAAAATGTTGCAGAAGCATCAGCAGGGGATAAAAACATGGAAGGAAGAAGGCGTCTCCAGGAGAGATTGGATGAAATGGCCCGCATTGCTGCAAAAGAGGAACATCGGGAAATTAGTGGGTTTGATGAAATAATTCAATTTGATGTGGATTCCCAGGTTTTCTACTTCAAGAATCTTCTGGAAGGAGACCCTCCAATGGCTCCTCCCAACCCCACCTACAGCCATAATGTCCAGGATCTGAAGAGCAAGCTACTCACCATTGCACAGTGGCAGTCAAACTGTAAGTTTTCCACATTATCAAAATTTAAATCACGCATCAGTGATGTCTGGAATGCACTGCTAGCAGAAaactttgttttcagttttagaaACACTTTGGAAATGATGGTTTACAGCCAGCTAGAAGACAATTATACAAAGTGGACATGGCAGATGAGAAAACATGCACTGAAGGtacaaaacaaatggcacaacCAAATCATGAGCAACATAGTGCAAAATGTGAAAAGATTAGATCTGATGAAGGATTTAGATGAAGTCTACAAACCACTGATAGCTGAAATAGACAAATACTTTAAAGAGGAGAAAAATGCAGACCTCCTAATTAAATGGAAGGCAAACATTCACAACAGATTTCAAAGTCTGAAGGAAGAGCTCATTGATGAAACTCAAAAGCAATGCCATGAATTAATCAAACTCAAGGAAAGTCGATCAGAGCTAGACAAACAAAAATCAAAGTATGAGGCAGAATTGCTCGGAATAAGTAAAGTCCTGGCTTCTACACTAAAGAACCAGAAACTCAGTGAAGAGAAAGTGAGGAAGGAGTTTGACACACTGTGGGTCAAATGGGTAGTCAGAGTGTCCAAAGAGATGCCACCCGAGAATGCTGTTGATATACAAGCTATAGTGGAGAACATTCTTCTGGAATACTTCAAGAAAGAGACGGAAATCATTAATAagattacagaaaaaaagaaaaactttcatTTCAATTCGGACAAACATGTATCACAAACCACCCTGAAGAAATTTTGGAACAATATTGTAAAAGTGATTGATAAAGACTATTTGAAGATTTCTGGTGATCAAGTTACACAACAAATACAGACTATGATCAGTTTATATAttacagagaaagaaagaaagaagttgGATTTCAATGATAATTTTATCTATGAAATATTAAGAGAGATAGAATTATTCATTAGTAAATATGAAGAGTCTCCAAAGAGCATTACATTCACAACTGACTATAAAGTTGAACTGTCTGTCCATCTATGCACATCAGCTGCTAAAAGGTTTACGAAGATGCATGCAGCGTTCAAGAAAGCGAACAATCTGCTAACATATCTTGACAGCAACAGAGAGGAGTACTTCAAgatttttaaagttttttgtgAAGGAGCCACTTCTGTCACATTCTTTGTTCATGTTCTGTGTACACACCTCAAACCAGCGATCAAGCAGGCAGTGTATGACAAAGCCAGTATCCAGATTGTAGATCAAATGAAAAGTAACTATCCAGCTTTCAGTGGTAACCGATCCAACCTGGAAAATCACATTCTGAAACATCTCGCCGAGCAAGAGAACTTTGACTCCTATATGGAGTATATTGAGCGTCCAAAGGATTACTTCCAAAGGTTCATAAAGGAACGTGTTGAAGAGTACTGCAAAAACTATAAAAATCCCTCAGAAATGCTTAACGTTCATCTCAATGATCTGATGCGCAACATTTTAAGCACATCTAGTATTGTAACTACAGTAGTTGCAGAGAAACACGGCAATGCCTCCATGTGGCTGGATGAGTTCTGTAAAGGTCTTGGTGCGCACATGAACCTCTCCAAAGATGACTTGCAACACATTGAAAATGAAGACATCAGTGACCTGCTGTTCCTAAAAGACACACTGGCCACATCGCTTGACGAGATGGTTAACATTgtagagaaagaaaacaaaaagtctCATCTTGATGTGAAAATGTTCAGAAAGCCACCTAATGAAATTCTGTGTCAGCAGCTCAGTGGGTGTTGGGAGCAGTGCCCCTTCTGCAAAGCCATTTGTATAGGCACCATCTCTGGCCACAATACTGACCACAGTGTTCAATTTCATCGTTCTGAAGCTTTAGCTGGCTGGCATTTCTGTGGCACAGACCTCTTTGCTGTTGACTTTTGCACCACTTCAGTTAGCAGTAATTTGCTATTCATGTCTGCCAGTAAAAACCAGTATATCCCTTTTAAGACCTACAAAGATGGTGGTCACCCTTATGATAAATGGAGCATTACTCCAGACAACACTGAAAAACTCTATTGGAAATGGTTTGTCTGTGCTTTCAGGTCACGGCTGGAAAATAAGTTCCATAAAAAATTTCAAGGCATTGGTACAATCCCTGAAGCGTGGAATAAAATTAAAAAGAGCTCTGTGCTGGATGAGTTGAATGCCAGCATTGGATAA